The proteins below are encoded in one region of Vespa velutina chromosome 11, iVesVel2.1, whole genome shotgun sequence:
- the LOC124952863 gene encoding lysophospholipase D GDPD1-like isoform X2: MLLYTLIGGYVLTSMILFKYPRLLHKKKKIKFNCHHISHRGGAGENYENTMSAFRRAVAIGTEMLELDCHLTKDGKVVVSHDQNLLRSTGTNKNISELNYKELPPLKPRLPIDFDPDMEFIGSANEDERRFPLLREVFEAFPNIPINIDIKINNDELIKQVSDLIIEFKREEYTVWGNFSDEITRKCYKMNPNVNLLFSMRRVTMLLFLMYTGLLPFVPLKETHLEIFLPSIYLRRKNRSNPTILSLEKLVVRTINVLLMRPCLFTHLRARGIHMKNLRKLLILEQQE, translated from the exons ATGTTGTTATATACCTTAATCGGAGGTTATGTATTAACATCGAtgatactttttaaatatccaAGATTgcttcataaaaagaaaaaaataaaattcaattgtcATCATATTAGTCATAGAGGCG GAGCAggagaaaattatgaaaatacaaTGTCCGCATTTCGACG AGCAGTGGCTATTGGTACTGAAATGCTAGAATTAGATTGTCATCTTACTAAAGATGGTAAAGTGGTTGTGTCGCATGATCAAAATCTATTACGTAGTACTGGTACCAATAAAAACATCTccgaattaaattataaagagCTACCACCATTAAAACCACGTCTTCCAATTGATTTTGATCCAG ACATGGAATTTATCGGTTCTGCAAATGAAGATGAAAGGCGTTTTCCTTTATTAAGAGAAGTATTTGAGGCATTTCCAAATATTCCTATTAATATCGACATTAAGATAAACAATGATGAACTTATAAAGCAAGTTTCTGATTTGATTATAGAATTTAAACGAGAGGAATATACAGTTTGGGGTAATTTTAGTGATGAAATTACACGTAAATGTTACAAAATG AATCCAAATGtgaatctattattttctatgcgACGTGTTacaatgttattatttctgaTGTATACTGGATTGTTACCATTTGTACCATTAAAAGAGAcacatttagaaatatttttaccttCTATTTACTTACG ACGGAAGAATAGATCAAATCCAACGATCTTATCATTAGAAAAACTAGTTGTACGCACTATCAATGTACTCTTAATGAGACCATGTTTATTTACACATTTAAGAGCACGTGGAATACAT